In the Ruminococcus sp. OA3 genome, one interval contains:
- a CDS encoding carbohydrate ABC transporter permease, whose translation MRKERTRNMVNTLIAIVIAMIFLFPIYWIFISSLKSDAEIFANDQTWWPREMHLENYVNQFQNKTGTANIMTQFKNSWIIALSSMVLSLVLSIPASYGLSRFRLPGKKVMLMMFLVTQMLPASLILTPLFLIFSKIGILNSYLGPILATSTISIPFVIMVLRPIFLACPYEIEEAARIDGCNHFTAFLRVTLPVCKSGIITAAAFSFIFAWNDLIYSITFNNKAELLPMTSGIYQFMDAYGTQWNMIMAYGVVTVLPIVVIFIFLQKHIVGGLAGGAVKG comes from the coding sequence ATGAGGAAAGAACGAACACGCAACATGGTGAATACGCTGATTGCGATTGTGATTGCCATGATATTTCTTTTTCCGATCTACTGGATTTTTATTTCCTCTTTAAAAAGTGATGCGGAAATATTTGCAAATGATCAGACGTGGTGGCCCAGGGAAATGCATCTGGAAAACTATGTGAACCAGTTCCAGAATAAGACGGGAACGGCAAATATCATGACGCAGTTTAAAAACAGCTGGATCATTGCACTTAGTTCGATGGTACTCTCTCTGGTGCTCTCGATACCTGCAAGTTATGGTCTCTCAAGATTTCGCCTGCCGGGGAAAAAGGTGATGCTGATGATGTTTCTGGTTACGCAGATGCTGCCGGCATCTCTGATACTGACGCCGCTGTTTCTGATATTCAGCAAAATAGGAATTCTGAATTCCTATCTGGGGCCGATTCTGGCTACTTCGACCATATCGATACCGTTTGTCATCATGGTACTGCGACCGATATTTCTCGCATGTCCATATGAAATAGAGGAGGCTGCGCGTATTGACGGCTGTAATCATTTTACGGCTTTTCTGCGTGTGACACTGCCGGTCTGCAAGAGCGGGATCATCACAGCCGCAGCATTTTCCTTTATCTTTGCATGGAATGATCTGATCTATTCCATCACCTTTAATAACAAAGCGGAGCTGCTGCCAATGACTTCCGGTATTTATCAGTTCATGGATGCCTATGGCACGCAGTGGAATATGATCATGGCATACGGCGTGGTCACGGTATTGCCAATCGTTGTTATTTTTATTTTCCTGCAGAAGCATATCGTAGGCGGACTGGCAGGAGGAGCCGTAAAAGGCTAA
- a CDS encoding sugar ABC transporter permease — protein MKKRRLCLDERKRGILFGNCYILPALIFMIALIGYPIFYNIYISFFDMTAQSVGQGHSAFIGLENYIRIFQDPTMKKALFNTFFFTVCCIFFQFVIGFAFAVFFSQKFKAARYIKGLLVIGYMMPMTVVALLWKFMLSPSNGIINTILVNLHIIGQPLEWLMDGNTVMWGLIIVNTWVGIPFNMLLLSTGLDNVPEEIYESANIDGANPIQRFFNITIPMIKQSIFSVLLLGFVYTFKVFDLVYVATGGGPVDASEVLSTYSYNLSFKTYYFGQGAAVANVLFICLFVVALIYLKVIGKEEVN, from the coding sequence ATGAAAAAAAGAAGGTTATGCCTCGACGAGCGGAAAAGAGGAATTCTCTTCGGAAACTGCTATATACTGCCCGCATTGATTTTTATGATTGCCCTGATCGGGTATCCCATTTTTTATAATATTTATATCAGTTTTTTTGATATGACAGCCCAGAGCGTAGGACAGGGGCATTCGGCCTTTATCGGCCTTGAGAATTACATCAGGATTTTTCAGGATCCAACGATGAAAAAAGCGCTGTTCAACACATTTTTCTTTACCGTGTGCTGTATTTTTTTTCAGTTTGTCATCGGATTCGCATTTGCAGTTTTCTTCAGCCAGAAATTTAAGGCGGCGAGATATATAAAAGGCCTGCTGGTGATCGGTTATATGATGCCGATGACGGTTGTGGCACTGCTTTGGAAATTTATGCTCAGTCCGTCCAACGGTATCATCAATACAATTTTAGTGAATTTACATATCATCGGGCAGCCTCTCGAATGGCTGATGGACGGCAACACGGTAATGTGGGGGCTGATCATTGTAAATACATGGGTCGGTATTCCGTTTAATATGCTGCTGCTCTCCACAGGGCTCGATAATGTGCCGGAAGAGATCTATGAAAGCGCCAATATAGACGGGGCGAATCCCATCCAGAGGTTTTTTAACATTACCATACCGATGATCAAACAGTCGATTTTCTCAGTACTGCTTCTGGGATTTGTCTATACGTTCAAGGTGTTTGATCTTGTGTATGTGGCGACAGGCGGAGGCCCGGTCGATGCCTCGGAAGTCCTGTCCACGTATTCCTATAATCTGTCATTTAAGACCTATTATTTTGGACAGGGTGCGGCGGTAGCCAATGTGCTGTTTATATGCCTGTTTGTGGTGGCGCTGATCTATCTGAAGGTGATTGGAAAGGAAGAGGTGAATTAA
- a CDS encoding TIM-barrel domain-containing protein, with protein sequence MKGIVYQEGNRLVWKYDDEMLWIEPWGRDSLRVRVTHLYEMPGQDWALLPVEETEAIIEITEDAATITNGNITAVCNDLGRLAFTNEKGEVLLKERWEDRAVDVDMMATDNYARVMKSFGGSIPEAAMTFEANEGEKIFGMGQRQLSFLELKGAELELCHKNSQSSIPFYISNKGYGFLWNNPAVGTVYFAKNLTRWTAKATKAIDYWVTAGETPAKLIENYTEVTGRSGHFPHFASGFWQSKLRYRTQEQVLEAAREYKRRGLPISVIVIDFFHWKHQGDWSFDPEYFPDPKAMVEELERMGIKLMVSVWPTVDPFSENYAEMKQKGYLTQVNRGVRTQYHCLGAQVFYDPTTEEAQNYMYEKLKKNYGQYGIEVFWLDEAEPEFQHYDFDNYRFRMGAAQEVAGIYPICYIRALYDGQVKDGVEGPINLTRSAWAGSQRYNALVWSGDIYSSFRSFRMQMKAGLSAGLSGIPWWTSDIGGFWGGDPKDPAFRELLVRWFQFGVFSPVCRLHGHRKPSGTLPEIEDSGMFDFTTCGPNEIWSYGEENYEILKGLLFLRERLRPYVEGLMEEASLNGSPALRTLFYNYPQDETCWEIEDQLMLGSDLLAAPVLYEGMREREVYLPKGDCWIDYYSGGEYEGGQRICCQTPLSVIPCFLRKGSGLYEVIKA encoded by the coding sequence ATGAAAGGTATTGTATATCAGGAAGGAAACCGACTCGTTTGGAAATATGATGATGAGATGCTCTGGATTGAACCGTGGGGAAGAGACAGTCTGCGTGTGCGCGTAACGCATCTCTACGAGATGCCCGGGCAGGACTGGGCGCTGCTGCCTGTGGAAGAGACGGAGGCGATTATTGAAATTACAGAAGATGCCGCGACGATAACGAATGGAAACATTACCGCCGTATGCAATGATTTGGGCAGGCTGGCCTTTACCAATGAAAAAGGGGAAGTTCTGTTAAAGGAACGCTGGGAAGACCGTGCAGTGGACGTTGATATGATGGCGACGGATAATTATGCGAGAGTTATGAAGAGCTTTGGGGGATCCATACCGGAAGCAGCCATGACCTTTGAGGCAAATGAGGGAGAAAAGATTTTTGGTATGGGGCAGCGGCAGCTCTCATTTCTGGAATTAAAGGGTGCCGAGCTGGAGCTGTGCCATAAGAATTCACAGTCATCCATTCCCTTTTACATCTCGAATAAAGGATACGGTTTTTTGTGGAACAACCCTGCCGTGGGAACGGTATATTTTGCAAAAAACCTGACCAGGTGGACGGCAAAAGCGACCAAAGCGATTGATTACTGGGTGACCGCAGGAGAAACTCCGGCGAAACTGATCGAAAACTATACAGAAGTCACCGGACGCTCCGGTCATTTTCCGCATTTTGCTTCCGGCTTCTGGCAGTCCAAGCTTCGCTACCGGACACAGGAACAGGTGTTGGAAGCAGCCCGGGAGTATAAAAGACGCGGACTCCCGATTTCGGTGATCGTCATAGACTTTTTCCACTGGAAACACCAGGGGGACTGGAGTTTTGATCCCGAGTATTTTCCGGATCCGAAGGCAATGGTGGAAGAACTGGAACGCATGGGCATCAAACTGATGGTATCCGTGTGGCCGACGGTCGACCCGTTCAGTGAAAATTATGCCGAGATGAAACAAAAGGGGTATCTCACACAGGTCAACCGTGGTGTCAGAACACAGTATCACTGTCTGGGAGCGCAGGTCTTCTATGATCCGACGACGGAGGAAGCTCAGAACTATATGTATGAAAAGCTGAAAAAAAATTACGGTCAGTATGGGATCGAGGTATTCTGGCTGGATGAAGCAGAGCCGGAATTTCAGCATTATGATTTTGATAATTACCGTTTCCGAATGGGAGCGGCACAGGAGGTCGCCGGTATTTATCCGATCTGCTATATAAGGGCTCTTTACGACGGACAGGTGAAAGACGGTGTCGAGGGACCGATCAATCTGACACGCAGTGCATGGGCGGGGAGTCAGAGGTACAACGCGCTCGTCTGGTCAGGAGATATCTATTCCTCTTTTCGTTCCTTCCGCATGCAGATGAAGGCCGGACTTTCCGCCGGGCTTTCCGGTATTCCCTGGTGGACGAGTGACATCGGCGGATTCTGGGGCGGCGATCCGAAAGATCCTGCGTTCCGGGAATTGCTGGTCCGCTGGTTCCAGTTCGGTGTGTTTTCGCCGGTATGCCGTCTGCATGGACACAGGAAGCCATCCGGTACGCTTCCGGAAATCGAAGACAGCGGCATGTTTGATTTTACGACATGCGGACCAAATGAGATCTGGAGTTATGGGGAAGAGAATTATGAAATCTTAAAAGGGCTTCTGTTTTTAAGAGAACGACTTCGCCCTTATGTGGAGGGCTTAATGGAGGAAGCATCTCTGAATGGCTCCCCTGCTCTGCGGACGCTGTTCTACAATTATCCACAGGATGAAACATGCTGGGAAATCGAGGATCAGCTGATGCTGGGTTCTGACCTGCTGGCAGCGCCGGTCCTGTATGAAGGGATGCGGGAACGG